In a single window of the Elaeis guineensis isolate ETL-2024a chromosome 4, EG11, whole genome shotgun sequence genome:
- the LOC105043256 gene encoding protein DMR6-LIKE OXYGENASE 1 → MATAYTKLLLTDLVSSHVNQVPYNYIRPLSDRPDLLNVESNATIALIDLQGLTGANRSQVVKEIGLACQNDGFFQVKNHGIPKDVVDGMLRVAKEFFHLPESERLKTYSQDPRKTTRLSTSFNVKTEKVSNWRDYLRLHCYPLENFVHEWPSNPPCFRQVVGEYCKNTRELALRLLEAISESLGLESDYMEKALGKQAQHMAINYYPPCPQPELTYGLPGHKDPNAITILLQDGVSGLQVFRNGKWVAVNPIPDTLVINIGDMMQVLSNDRFNSVLHRAIVNGTSERISVPTFYCPSPDALIKPAEAIADEEHPPMYRSFTYEDYYVNFWDQGLQFASCLDVFKL, encoded by the exons ATGGCCACTGCTTATACCAAGCTTCTCCTAACTGACCTTGTTTCTTCTCATGTTAATCAAGTCCCCTACAACTACATCAGGCCTCTTTCCGACCGTCCTGACCTGCTTAACGTGGAGTCCAATGCAACGATTGCTCTCATAGACCTGCAAGGTCTCACCGGCGCTAATCGATCCCAGGTAGTTAAAGAAATTGGTTTGGCATGCCAGAATGACGGATTCTTTCAG GTTAAGAATCATGGCATCCCAAAGGATGTCGTTGATGGCATGCTACGTGTTGCGAAGGAATTCTTTCATTTGCCGGAGTCGGAAAGACTGAAGACCTACTCCCAAGATCCTAGGAAAACGACCAGGCTGTCGACCAGCTTCAACGTGAAGACCGAGAAAGTAAGCAACTGGAGAGATTACTTAAGACTCCATTGCTACCCTCTCGAGAATTTTGTGCATGAGTGGCCCTCCAATCCTCCATGTTTTAG GCAAGTTGTTGGCGAGTACTGCAAGAACACGAGAGAGCTAGCCTTGCGACTGTTAGAAGCCATTTCCGAGAGCTTGGGGCTTGAGAGTGACTACATGGAGAAGGCACTGGGAAAGCAGGCGCAACACATGGCAATAAACTACTACCCTCCTTGCCCCCAGCCAGAGCTAACCTATGGCCTGCCGGGCCACAAAGACCCCAACGCCATCACCATTCTTCTCCAAGATGGAGTCTCTGGTTTGCAAGTCTTCAGGAACGGCAAGTGGGTGGCCGTCAACCCAATCCCAGATACCTTAGTCATCAACATCGGTGACATGATGCAG gTTCTCAGCAATGATCGTTTTAATAGTGTGCTTCATCGTGCAATTGTGAATGGTACAAGTGAGAGGATCTCTGTCCCTACTTTCTATTGCCCATCTCCAGATGCCTTGATTAAACCAGCGGAAGCTATAGCTGATGAGGAGCATCCACCCATGTATCGAAGCTTCACCTATGAGGATTACTATGTGAACTTTTGGGATCAAGGGCTCCAATTTGCAAGTTGCCTTGACGTATTTAAACTTTAG
- the LOC105043255 gene encoding protein CURVATURE THYLAKOID 1B, chloroplastic → MASTTTTPPLASLAGSGDGKAPATRQQAPHCVGLATLPPPPHVASRASPGWAATSYCQKIARNVITMATGETSAEVATELPEIVKTIQEAWDRLEDKYAVTSLAFAGAIALWSTSGMILAIDRLPVVPGILEIVGIGYTGWFAYRNLVFKPDREALIAKIKSTYSDIIGSS, encoded by the exons ATGGCCTCCACCACCACCACGCCACCTCTGGCCTCACTCGCCGGCTCTGGCGACGGAAAGGCGCCCGCCACTCGTCAGCAGGCCCCGCACTGCGTCGGACTCGCGACGCTGCCTCCGCCGCCCCACGTCGCGTCCCGAGCCTCCCCCGGGTGGGCCGCGACAT CATATT GTCAAAAAATTGCAAGAAATGTTATCACCATGGCCACAGGAGAAACATCAGCTGAAGTTGCAACTGAGCTTCCAGAGATTGTGAAAACCATACAAGAAGCG TGGGACAGACTTGAAGATAAGTATGCAGTAACTTCCCTTGCATTTGCTGGAGCTATAGCACTCTGGAGCACCAGTGGAATGATCTTG GCAATTGATAGGCTTCCTGTAGTTCCTGGCATTCTTGAAATTGTAGGAATCGGTTACACGGGG TGGTTTGCATATCGTAACCTGGTTTTCAAGCCGGACAG GGAAGCTTTGATAGCAAAAATCAAGAGCACCTATAGTGACATTATTGGGAGCAGCTAA